Below is a genomic region from Streptosporangiales bacterium.
TTCGGCGGAGACCTGCCGTAGATCCCGATATCGTTCGGGGGTGAGTGGCACGCCGCTGTACCTCGCCGGCCTGTTGGGACACGGTGACGTGCTGGCGGCGGTGTCCGCCGAGGAGGCCGAGGGCGCGGCGTACGTCGCGGGCACCGACATCCTGCGGCTGCCCGACGGGTCGCTGCGCTACGTGCCGCCGGGGGCGGACGGGCCGGTCACCGTGCCCGCGGGTGACGTCGGTGCGGCCGAGGCCGCCGGCGGGACGAGGGAGTGGCTTGCGCTCGGCGACGTGCCTGGTCGTACGAGCGACGAGGTCGAGACCGCCGCCCGTGCGCTGCTCGACCTCCGCCTGCTGGTCCGCAGCAACGGCGCCGTCGCCGCCGCCTGGCACGGCATCTGGCAGTACGCGTGGCCGCGCGACGCGAGCTGGGTCGCGGCGGCGCTGTCGATGACCGAGCACCTGACCGAGGCCCGCGAGATCCTCGCCTTCACCGCCCGCGCCCAGCGGGCCGACGGCACCTGGGACGCCCGGCTGCTCCTCGACGGCTCGGGCGTGCCCGACGAGCGCCCGTGGCAGCTCGACGCGAACGGCTGGGTGCCGTGGGCCGCCTGGATGTACGCGAGCGCGGGCGGCGAGATCGACGCTGCGACGTACCGCATGGTGGTCGGGGCGTGTGACCACGTCGCCGCCAACCTGGGTGACGACGGCCTGCCGCCCGCCACGCCCGACTACTGGGAGTCGCGGGTCGACGCGCCCACCATCGGTCTCGCGGCGCCGCTGCTCACCGGCCTGCGGGCCGGCGTCGACCTCGCCACGGCGCAGGGGCGACGCAGCCACGCGGCGCGGTGGACCGACGCCGCGACGCGGCTGGCCGGCGGCATCGACGCGTCCTTCGGCGGCTGCGGGTACCGCCGCACGCCGCGAGCCGACAGCGGCGCCGACTCGGGCGTCACGTTCCTCGCGCCGCCGTTCGCCCCCGAGTCCCCCGAGGTCACCGCGGCCGTCCTCGAGGCACGCCGTCGGCTGACCCGCCCCAACGCGGGTGTCGTCCCCGGCGAGGCCTGGACGGGCGAGGACTCGTGGACGCCGGAGACGGCGTTCTTCGCGCTCGCCGCGGCGGCGTCCGGCCGGCGCGACGAGGCGACGGGGACCCTCGCCTGGCTCATCGCCCACCGCACCCCGCTCGGCACCCTCCCGGAGAAGGTGCGTCCCGACGGAGCCCCCGCCGCCGTGGCGCCCCTGGCCTTCACGGCGGCCGCCGTCCTGCTCACCCTGGTGGCGCTGGACCGCGGCCTGCCGGTGGTGCCGGTGCCGGGCTGACTGGTCAGAGGCTCAGCGGGCTATGACACGCTCGGGTTCTGACAAGCGGAAGGACCCTCATGGCCGTCGGCGCCTACTGCACGTACGTCGCCGAGCCCGGGCTCGACGAGGCGGTGGCGCGGCTGCGGGCCGACGCCGTCGCCGCGACGGCGGACGGCGTCCACCGGCCGGGCGACGGGACGGCCGAGCAGGTCACCGAACAGGCGTGCCGGGTGACGGAGGGGACGCTGCTCGCGCGGCACCTGCTGGAGCGCGCAGTCGACGAGCCCCGGCCGGAGAGCGCCGACCTGCTCGCGCTCACCCTCGCGGCGCTCGGCCGGCCGGGCACGACGCTGCCGGCACCGCTGACCGGCGTCGACGGGGCGACCGCGGCGATCCCCGTCTGCGACACCGCCGACGCGTACGTGCAGGAGGCGGTCTTCCTCACCGTCGACCTCGACCGCACCGACGTCGCGGCGCTCAACACCCTGCACCTGCGGCCGCCGTCGGCGATCAGGTACCGCCTCGCGGAGGCCGCGCGACTCGACTGGGTGGTCCGCGACGCCACGCGTGACGAGTGGACCGTGTCCGTCGACGCCGGCGAGGTCCCCGACCTGCCGGACGGCGCCGGCTACGTCCTGCACCGCACCGACCCGGCGACGGGCGCCTTCGCCATGGAGCCCGCCCCGTCGTACGACGACGCGGTGCGGCTGGCGGCGCAGTTCGCCGAGCACGGCTTTCCCGGCGCGACCGACCAGATGCACGGGTTCGGTAACCCGTACCCGGAGGTGGTCACCGTCAGCGCGGTGCGCTACCGCGAGGGCGGCGTCGACGTGCTCGCGGCCGGCATCGCCGAGGCCCGGCGGGAGTTCGTCTCGACCCCCGAGGCGCGCTACGTCGCGAGCCTCGTCGGCGGCGAACGCCGCGAGCCCGAGCGCACCGGCTGGATGCTGTTCGGCCTCACCGACCTGCCGGCGGCGTGACGACCCGTCAGCGGGCGAGCGAGCCCATCGGGTCCCAGGCGGGCAGCACGATCGGCTCGGTGTCGAGCGCGTCGGCGAGCTCCTTCGGCAGCACCGACCTCGGTGCGGCGATCTCGAAGACGTACTCGTCGAACCACGAGTCGTTCATCGTGTAGAAGCCCTTGTCGGCGTTCTCGTCGCCCCAGCTGTTCTCGACGCGCCACCTGCGCGGCTCGCCGTCGACGACGTCGACACCGGTGAACAGCATCGCGTGGGTCATCGCGGACTGGTGGTAGTCCAGCCGCTCCGCCTTGCTCAGCGTGAACGCCGTGTCGTAGACCGAGCCGTAGTCGTAGAGCTTCGCGTCCCACACGCCGACGCTGCGCTGCATCATCGGGTCGACGTCGCAGCCGAACCACACCGGCTCGCCGCCGACGATGGCGTCCTTGGCGATCCGCTTGAGCACGTCGATCTCGACGTTGAGGTACGTGACGCGCTCGCCGCCGACCACGTTGCCGAGGTAGTCGACGGTGAACGTGCGGCCGTACGGGCTCGACTCGCGCGGGTCGTGGACGAGGCAGACGTAGTCCTCGTACGGCAGCGTGACGTACTCCGCGGCGAACTCCTGCGGCGTGACCCAGCCACGGCGGTGGAACTCGCGTTCCTTGTCCTTCCACTGCCACAGGAACGTCTGCGGCGGGGTGCCGAGGTGGATGCGCAGCACGCGGTGGACGACGTCGAGCAGCTCCTGCTTGCGCTCGCGCTGCGCCTCGACACCCTTGCCGTGCAACGCGCGCAGATCGCGTGCACCCTCGTGCAGGACCTTGCGGAGGTTGGAGTTGAGCTTGCGCGTGGCCGACGAGCTCTCGCTCTCGGGCATGGCCGACTTCGGGACGAGACCGTGCTTGCGCACCAGGGCCACGAACATGTTCCACTGGCCGCCGTCGCCGACCGCGCTGTCGAGCACGAAGGCCACGGTGCGGTCGTCGAGCGGCCGGTCACTGGTCTCGATGACCGCCTCGAGCAGGTAGTTGGAGCGCTCGAGCTTGTCCCAGAACTGGACGTACGCCTGCGAGAACTCGAAGTCGGGGATGTTCGTCTTCTTCATCGCGCCGGCGCGGAGCAGGTTGAGGCCGGCGAACATCCAGCAACGGCCGCTCTGCTTCTGGTTCGTCGTGCGCCAGTCGTCGAGGAGGTTCGACACGGTGGGGTCGATCGACGTGACGACGTCACGGTCGAGCGCGATGTTGTCGACCGACGTCTGCGTGACGGCGTTCTGCATCGCCCGGTACGCGGGGTTGGCGGTGAAGCTCTTGTCGAACAGCTCCAGGTCTGCGGGGGTCAGGGCGGCGTCGGTCAACGGAGCTCCTCGGCGGCGGCGATCGGTCGGTAAGTGTCTTCCGGGCAGACTACCCATGACGTCTCGGTGCCCGGGGCGGTCCGGTATCTCAGAACACGGCTCGTACGACGGGGATACGCTGCGCGATCGCGGTGTCGCCCGGCGGCCCGAGCACCGGATCTGGCCGCTTGCGGACCGGTGCTGGTGGCGACGTGGTCAGTGGCGTACACCGGCACGGCCGTTCTGGAAGAATCCGTCGTTGTGACCCGACCCGATCACCCGTGGCCGAGCCCCTACCGGACCCTCGCGGCCGTCCTCGTGACGGCGGCGGCGTTCGTCGTCGGCACGCTCGTCGTCGAGCCGAGCGTGTACGCGCCGCTGGTCGACACCTCGGCCCCGCGACCGTTGGCCCGGCCGTGCGCCGGCGTCACGGAGGCGACCGTGACCGCTGCCGTGACGGCCGCGCCTCGCCGCGACGTCTCCGACGACTCGGACGGCTGGGCCTGGACGTGTCGTTGGCGGTCGACGGACGCCGCGACGGTCCGGCGCGAGAACCCCACCCTCTACGTCTCCGCCGAGCGGGTCACCGCCTCGTCGGGGCTCGACCTGGAACGGGCGGCGGCGCACAGGTACGGGGAGATCGCCACCGAGCAGCTCGGGAGCACGCGGTTCGGTGAGGACACGCCCGCGGCGCGGGCCGCGGGGCTCGGCGTCGTCCGGCTCGCGGGCCTCGGCGACCGCGCGCAGGTCTACGTCGACTCGACCGACACGGGTACGTTCGGCCGTCAGGCGAACGTCGTCGTGGTCCGCGGCGACGTCATCGTGACCACCCGCTTCCTCGCGTACCGCACGCCGGGGACCCCGGTTCGCGAGACGGCCCTACGCGCCGCCCGGGAGGCCGTGGAGGCCCTATGACCGCGTATCCCGCCGACCTCCTCCGCTCCGCTCCTCGCTCGGCGGGCGTATTGGCACCCGGAGCGCTCCGAACCGCTGCGATGCTCACTTTGGAGGACGGCTCATGACCGACCTCGGTTACGTCCCCCCGCCGGAGGGCACGCACCATCGCCGGTCGGCGCTCGCCGGCTACGCGCTCATCGGGCTGCTCCTCGGCAGCGTGCTCTCGTACAACGCCCGGACGTCGAACGACCCGCCCGACGAGTGCGACGACGTGATCGCCTCGTACGACGTCGAGGCGCTGATGCGTACCCGAAGCGAGGTGACCCCGACCGAGGAGGAGTCGGGCGCGTCGCTCACCTGCCGGTGGCAGTCGGCCGGGGCCGGCGACGACGAGACGCCGCGGCGGGCGACGCTGTCGGTCACCGTGGCGCGGAACTGGTGGTTCGGAGCCGGCGAGGCGGTCGACCGGGTGCGCGACGGTGGCGTCGAGGGGCACCGCCTCACCCTCGACGGAGTCGGCGACGAGGCCGTCGTCGACGCCGGCAGGGCCGTGGACGGCAGGTGGGCCACGGAGGTCGGAGTCCGTGAGGGAGGGACGTCGATCCACGTCAGCTACGTCGTCGACGGCGACGACGGCCCGACGGCCGCGTACGTCGGCGAGTTGGCCGCGCGCCTG
It encodes:
- a CDS encoding glycoside hydrolase family 15; translated protein: MSGTPLYLAGLLGHGDVLAAVSAEEAEGAAYVAGTDILRLPDGSLRYVPPGADGPVTVPAGDVGAAEAAGGTREWLALGDVPGRTSDEVETAARALLDLRLLVRSNGAVAAAWHGIWQYAWPRDASWVAAALSMTEHLTEAREILAFTARAQRADGTWDARLLLDGSGVPDERPWQLDANGWVPWAAWMYASAGGEIDAATYRMVVGACDHVAANLGDDGLPPATPDYWESRVDAPTIGLAAPLLTGLRAGVDLATAQGRRSHAARWTDAATRLAGGIDASFGGCGYRRTPRADSGADSGVTFLAPPFAPESPEVTAAVLEARRRLTRPNAGVVPGEAWTGEDSWTPETAFFALAAAASGRRDEATGTLAWLIAHRTPLGTLPEKVRPDGAPAAVAPLAFTAAAVLLTLVALDRGLPVVPVPG
- a CDS encoding aminopeptidase yields the protein MGSLPGRHLPTDRRRRGAPLTDAALTPADLELFDKSFTANPAYRAMQNAVTQTSVDNIALDRDVVTSIDPTVSNLLDDWRTTNQKQSGRCWMFAGLNLLRAGAMKKTNIPDFEFSQAYVQFWDKLERSNYLLEAVIETSDRPLDDRTVAFVLDSAVGDGGQWNMFVALVRKHGLVPKSAMPESESSSATRKLNSNLRKVLHEGARDLRALHGKGVEAQRERKQELLDVVHRVLRIHLGTPPQTFLWQWKDKEREFHRRGWVTPQEFAAEYVTLPYEDYVCLVHDPRESSPYGRTFTVDYLGNVVGGERVTYLNVEIDVLKRIAKDAIVGGEPVWFGCDVDPMMQRSVGVWDAKLYDYGSVYDTAFTLSKAERLDYHQSAMTHAMLFTGVDVVDGEPRRWRVENSWGDENADKGFYTMNDSWFDEYVFEIAAPRSVLPKELADALDTEPIVLPAWDPMGSLAR